One segment of Paenibacillus rhizovicinus DNA contains the following:
- a CDS encoding MerR family transcriptional regulator — MGDEIRRNMALFPIGIVMKLTDLTARQIRYYEQHELIVPARTAGNQRLFSFNDVERLLEIKSLIEKGVNIAGIKQVMNPVSKESEDATVVSELSEVKRRELSDAQLHRLLKQQLLEKRPGKASLIQGQLSRFYNKK, encoded by the coding sequence ATGGGTGACGAAATACGCAGAAATATGGCGCTTTTTCCGATCGGCATCGTCATGAAGCTGACCGACTTGACCGCAAGGCAAATCCGATACTACGAACAGCATGAGTTAATCGTGCCTGCACGTACGGCCGGAAACCAACGGTTATTTTCGTTCAACGACGTGGAGAGGCTGCTGGAAATCAAATCGCTGATCGAGAAAGGCGTCAACATTGCCGGCATCAAACAAGTCATGAACCCGGTTTCCAAGGAATCGGAGGATGCGACCGTCGTCAGCGAGCTCTCTGAAGTAAAGAGACGCGAGTTGTCCGATGCGCAGCTTCACCGGCTATTGAAACAGCAGCTGCTTGAGAAGAGACCGGGCAAAGCCTCGCTCATCCAAGGACAGCTGTCCCGTTTCTATAACAAGAAATAA
- a CDS encoding ABC transporter ATP-binding protein, with protein MSGLAASLAPILDVQNVTRIFGKGDNKVFALRGASLSVDKGSLIALKGRSGSGKTTLLNIMGALDSPSEGTIFYSGRDGSRMSEQQKNEMRKREIGLIFQSFALVPYLSAFENVELGLRIAGSPAADRKMLAEEALSFVGLAQRMHHRPQEMSGGEQQRTAIARAIAHKPKLILADEPTAELDSRMGKQIIEVFRELVGTLGVSVVLTTHDPHIMDLVDQVHALEDGRIGSESIRRV; from the coding sequence TTGAGTGGATTAGCGGCTTCCCTTGCACCGATTTTGGATGTCCAGAATGTGACGCGTATTTTCGGTAAAGGGGACAATAAAGTTTTCGCATTAAGGGGTGCCTCGCTTAGCGTCGACAAAGGCTCGTTAATTGCTTTGAAAGGACGTTCCGGCTCGGGGAAGACGACATTGCTTAATATCATGGGCGCTTTGGATTCGCCGAGCGAAGGGACGATCTTCTATAGCGGACGAGACGGCAGTCGGATGAGCGAGCAGCAGAAGAATGAGATGAGAAAGAGAGAAATCGGCCTTATTTTTCAATCGTTTGCTTTAGTGCCGTATTTAAGCGCATTCGAGAATGTTGAACTGGGACTCCGGATCGCCGGATCGCCGGCCGCGGATCGCAAGATGCTTGCGGAGGAGGCGCTTTCTTTTGTCGGGCTGGCGCAGCGGATGCATCATCGGCCGCAGGAGATGTCCGGCGGCGAGCAGCAGCGAACCGCGATAGCGCGAGCGATTGCCCATAAACCGAAACTGATCCTGGCAGACGAACCGACGGCGGAATTGGATTCTCGCATGGGCAAACAAATCATTGAAGTATTTCGTGAACTGGTAGGCACCTTAGGCGTTAGCGTCGTGCTGACAACGCATGACCCGCACATCATGGATCTTGTCGATCAGGTTCATGCACTGGAGGATGGACGAATTGGTTCGGAAAGCATCAGACGTGTTTAA
- the glnA gene encoding type I glutamate--ammonia ligase, whose product MSYTKDDIRRIAKEQNVRFIRLQFTDLLGTIKNVEIPVSQLEKALDNKMMFDGSSIEGYVRIEESDMYLYPDLDTWVVFPWVAEDRIARLICDIYMPDGTPFAGDPRGILKRVLKEAEEMGFTSMNVGPEPEFFLFKTDANGNPTTELNDQGGYFDLAPMDLGENCRREIVLTLEEMGFEIEASHHEVAPGQHEIDFKYADAIKAADQIQTFKLVVKTIARQHGLHASFMPKPLFGVNGSGMHCHQSLFKGNVNAFYDESDKLGLSQVARYYMAGVLRHARSFAAITNPTVNSYKRLVPGYEAPCYVAWSASNRSPMIRIPASRGLSTRIEVRSPDPAANPYLALAVMLKAGLDGIINKTPLPAPTDRNIYVMTDEERIDEGIPSLPDDLKEALTELLRSEVICDALGDHALAHFYELKEIEWDMYRTQIHEWERDQYLSLY is encoded by the coding sequence GTGAGCTACACGAAAGACGACATCAGACGTATTGCGAAGGAACAAAATGTTCGTTTTATTCGACTGCAATTCACCGACTTGCTCGGTACGATCAAGAACGTCGAGATTCCTGTCAGCCAGCTTGAGAAGGCGCTTGACAACAAAATGATGTTTGACGGTTCTTCGATCGAAGGCTACGTACGTATTGAAGAATCCGATATGTATCTTTATCCGGACTTGGATACTTGGGTCGTATTCCCGTGGGTAGCGGAAGACCGCATCGCACGTTTGATCTGTGACATTTATATGCCTGACGGCACGCCGTTCGCCGGCGATCCGCGCGGAATTCTGAAGCGCGTACTTAAGGAAGCGGAAGAAATGGGCTTTACGTCCATGAATGTCGGTCCGGAACCGGAGTTCTTCCTGTTCAAAACAGATGCTAACGGCAATCCGACGACGGAGCTGAACGACCAAGGCGGTTATTTCGACCTTGCGCCGATGGACCTTGGCGAAAACTGCCGCCGCGAAATCGTGCTGACGCTGGAAGAAATGGGCTTTGAAATCGAAGCCTCACACCATGAGGTAGCTCCTGGTCAGCATGAGATCGACTTCAAATATGCCGATGCCATTAAAGCGGCTGACCAAATTCAAACGTTCAAGCTCGTTGTCAAAACGATTGCGCGCCAGCACGGCCTGCATGCATCGTTCATGCCGAAACCGCTGTTCGGCGTTAACGGATCCGGCATGCACTGTCATCAATCGCTGTTCAAAGGCAATGTGAATGCGTTCTACGACGAGAGCGATAAGCTTGGCCTGAGCCAAGTCGCGCGTTACTACATGGCTGGCGTATTGCGCCATGCGCGTTCTTTCGCGGCGATTACGAATCCGACAGTCAACTCGTACAAACGTCTGGTGCCCGGCTACGAAGCGCCATGCTACGTTGCATGGTCTGCCAGCAACCGCAGCCCGATGATCCGTATTCCGGCTTCCCGCGGCCTCAGCACGCGGATCGAAGTGCGCAGCCCGGATCCGGCCGCGAACCCTTATCTGGCGCTTGCCGTTATGTTGAAAGCCGGCTTGGACGGCATCATCAACAAAACGCCGCTTCCGGCGCCTACGGACCGCAACATCTACGTCATGACCGACGAAGAGCGGATCGACGAGGGCATCCCAAGCTTGCCGGATGACCTGAAAGAAGCGCTCACCGAGCTGCTTCGCAGCGAAGTCATCTGCGACGCGCTGGGCGACCACGCGCTGGCTCACTTCTACGAATTGAAAGAAATCGAGTGGGATATGTACCGCACGCAGATCCATGAGTGGGAGAGAGACCAGTACCTGTCTCTTTACTAA